A genomic segment from Ruegeria sp. TM1040 encodes:
- a CDS encoding sulfotransferase family protein, giving the protein MGFPGTWMTESESVVYRVVPKCACSTIGQIMYYSDHGRFFDGDIHDSTAGLHKWAQDESKPLIESNVTAHRAYAFTCVRNPYTRILSSFFDKICGIQRNGRRYRGNLVPQLTYEYGIEVGGEDGKQEFDQIKSFRRFLLFARDTIRWRRPMEPDIHWSATSGHVATFIVNGGRYDKVIWTEKFNEGMQQVLDAIETPHPVDLASIPRFNESEGHGPKRAHPVEDYFDDLSMHLVYEIYKRDFEVFKYDFENPANKMPIAEIDLDELHAKLGD; this is encoded by the coding sequence ATGGGATTTCCGGGCACTTGGATGACCGAGAGTGAGAGCGTGGTCTACCGCGTGGTGCCAAAATGCGCCTGTTCGACCATTGGCCAGATCATGTATTACTCAGATCACGGGCGGTTCTTTGACGGCGACATTCACGACTCGACGGCGGGGCTGCACAAATGGGCGCAAGACGAGAGCAAGCCCCTGATCGAGAGCAATGTGACAGCGCACCGTGCATATGCGTTTACCTGCGTGCGCAATCCCTACACTCGGATCCTAAGCTCGTTTTTTGACAAGATCTGCGGCATCCAGCGCAATGGGCGCCGGTATCGGGGCAACCTGGTACCACAATTGACGTATGAATACGGCATCGAGGTCGGCGGCGAGGATGGCAAGCAGGAGTTTGACCAGATCAAGAGTTTTCGGCGTTTCTTGTTGTTTGCGCGGGATACGATCCGGTGGCGTCGCCCCATGGAGCCAGACATTCACTGGTCGGCAACCTCGGGGCATGTGGCGACATTCATCGTCAACGGAGGCCGCTACGACAAGGTGATCTGGACGGAGAAGTTCAACGAAGGCATGCAGCAGGTGCTGGATGCGATTGAAACGCCGCATCCTGTCGATCTGGCGTCAATCCCCCGGTTCAACGAAAGCGAGGGGCACGGTCCCAAACGCGCGCATCCGGTCGAGGACTATTTTGACGATCTGTCAATGCACCTCGTTTATGAGATCTACAAACGCGATTTCGAGGTTTTCAAATACGATTTTGAAAACCCTGCAAACAAGATGCCGATTGCTGAGATCGATCTTGATGAGCTCCACGCCAAGCTCGGGGATTGA
- a CDS encoding HlyD family type I secretion periplasmic adaptor subunit produces the protein MIDPMTETAHKSWSVRGALIAGALGVIILLGGFGTWAVFSNIAGAVVASGQIEVDRNRQVVQHIDGGVVEDILVDEGDLVTAGQTLVRLDAVDLRSQLTITEGQLFEMMARRGRLEAERDEVDTISFDAELLTLAQQRPEVAELVEGQARLFRARRESVRREVEQLEKRAVQIEDQITGVRAQQEATREQLVLIKEELSNQQSLLDRGLAQASVVLNLRRNQANLQGTLGELIASEAQARGRITEIEIEALKLRNQRREEAITRLRDLRYRELELIETRRSLIDRLGRLDITAPVSGVVYGMSVRTPRSVIRPADPVLYLVPQDRPLVIAARVAPTDIDQIHVGQAVSIRLPALDQRQTPELFGSVTLFSADAFQDETTGASYYRAEIELNAGEMDRLPEGTVLIPGMPVESFIRTADRSPLAYLVKPLSDYFVRAFRES, from the coding sequence ATGATCGACCCAATGACTGAGACAGCGCACAAAAGCTGGTCCGTACGCGGAGCCCTGATCGCGGGCGCGTTGGGTGTGATCATTCTGCTTGGCGGCTTTGGTACCTGGGCGGTTTTTTCCAATATCGCCGGGGCGGTTGTCGCCTCTGGCCAGATCGAAGTGGATCGCAATCGTCAGGTTGTGCAGCACATCGATGGCGGAGTCGTGGAAGACATTCTTGTGGACGAAGGCGATCTGGTCACCGCTGGCCAGACCTTGGTTCGTCTTGACGCGGTGGACCTGCGCTCGCAGCTTACGATTACCGAAGGACAGTTGTTTGAGATGATGGCCCGCCGAGGCAGGCTCGAGGCCGAGCGCGATGAGGTGGACACCATCAGCTTTGATGCAGAACTCCTGACGCTGGCGCAGCAACGCCCCGAAGTGGCTGAACTCGTCGAAGGGCAAGCCCGCCTGTTTCGCGCCCGACGCGAGTCGGTGCGCCGCGAGGTGGAGCAACTTGAAAAGCGCGCGGTCCAGATCGAGGATCAGATCACTGGCGTGCGCGCCCAGCAGGAGGCCACACGAGAACAGCTGGTTCTGATCAAAGAAGAGCTCAGCAACCAGCAGTCCCTGCTGGATCGAGGTCTTGCGCAGGCGTCGGTGGTGCTGAACCTCCGGCGCAATCAGGCCAACCTGCAAGGGACGCTGGGCGAGTTGATTGCGAGTGAGGCGCAGGCACGCGGTCGCATCACCGAGATCGAAATCGAGGCGCTGAAGCTCCGTAATCAGCGCCGCGAGGAGGCCATCACCCGCCTGCGCGACCTGCGCTACAGAGAGCTCGAGTTGATTGAAACGCGCCGTTCTCTGATTGATCGACTGGGCCGTCTGGACATTACCGCGCCTGTTTCGGGCGTGGTCTATGGGATGAGTGTGCGCACCCCACGTTCCGTCATCCGGCCCGCCGACCCTGTACTCTATCTGGTGCCGCAGGACCGACCCCTGGTGATCGCTGCGCGGGTTGCGCCGACGGATATTGACCAGATCCATGTCGGCCAGGCGGTCTCGATCAGATTGCCCGCGCTGGATCAGCGCCAAACGCCGGAGCTGTTTGGATCGGTGACGCTGTTTTCGGCGGATGCTTTCCAGGACGAAACCACCGGGGCCTCCTACTATCGCGCCGAGATCGAGTTGAATGCGGGCGAAATGGATCGGCTCCCGGAGGGCACGGTTCTCATCCCGGGGATGCCGGTCGAAAGCTTTATCCGCACTGCTGATCGCTCGCCATTGGCCTATCTTGTAAAACCACTTTCGGACTATTTCGTACGCGCGTTCCGCGAAAGTTGA
- the smpB gene encoding SsrA-binding protein SmpB — translation MAKQKTDPNYKVIAENRRARFDYAIEQDLECGIMLEGSEVKSLRAGGSNIAESYAAVEEGELWLVNSYIAPYEQAKVFKHEERRRRKLLVSRKEMADLWNATQRKGMTLVPLVLYFNHRGMAKIKIGIAKGKKNHDKREAQAKRDWSRQKQRLLKDHG, via the coding sequence ATGGCGAAACAAAAGACAGACCCGAATTACAAAGTCATAGCTGAAAACCGGCGCGCGCGGTTTGACTATGCGATCGAGCAGGATCTCGAATGCGGCATCATGCTTGAAGGGTCCGAGGTGAAATCCCTGCGCGCGGGTGGCTCCAACATCGCGGAGTCCTATGCTGCGGTGGAGGAAGGCGAGCTGTGGCTGGTCAATTCCTATATCGCGCCCTACGAGCAGGCGAAGGTTTTCAAGCACGAAGAGCGCCGCCGCCGGAAGCTTTTGGTGTCGCGCAAGGAAATGGCGGATCTGTGGAACGCAACCCAGCGCAAGGGGATGACTCTTGTGCCGCTGGTTCTCTATTTCAACCATCGTGGCATGGCGAAGATCAAGATCGGCATCGCGAAGGGTAAGAAGAACCACGACAAGCGCGAAGCCCAGGCCAAACGCGATTGGTCACGCCAGAAACAACGCCTTCTCAAGGATCACGGCTAA
- a CDS encoding benzoate/H(+) symporter BenE family transporter yields the protein MLRNLKLSHLAAGAIVVLVGYTSSVAIIFQAIEAVGATQTQANSWLVVLGLGMGLTSLTLSLRFRMPILTAWSTPGAALLATGLDGVSLPQAVGAFLFCGALLTLTGLTGWFERLAKLIPDSLANALLAGILFQFGLSAFHALSDDAALVGAMGVTFLAGKVLFPRYAIPVVLLVGCLWAAGAGSFGDLDALTFSLSMPEFVAPEFSLPVLIGVGLPLYVVTMCSQNMPGVVTLRSAGYPPPVSASLTVTGLASLILSPFGGFAFNLAAITAAICAGPEADENPKSRYLSSVIAGVLYCLVGLGGATVISLFLIAPKALIATVAGLALLSTIGNSLSAALAESRGREAALITFMMTVSGVTFAGIGAAFWALLIGLAVTRLTTLPLPQPIKT from the coding sequence ATGCTGCGCAACCTCAAACTCTCTCACCTCGCTGCGGGAGCGATTGTTGTGCTGGTAGGATATACCAGCTCGGTCGCCATCATCTTTCAGGCCATCGAGGCGGTGGGGGCAACGCAGACACAGGCCAATAGCTGGCTGGTGGTTCTGGGGCTGGGTATGGGGCTCACGAGCCTTACCCTTTCCTTGCGGTTTCGCATGCCCATCCTCACGGCATGGTCGACACCGGGTGCCGCACTTCTGGCAACGGGACTGGATGGGGTCTCATTGCCACAAGCGGTGGGGGCCTTCCTGTTTTGTGGCGCACTCCTGACCCTAACGGGGCTCACGGGCTGGTTTGAACGACTGGCAAAACTGATCCCCGACTCGCTTGCAAACGCGCTCCTCGCTGGGATCCTGTTCCAGTTTGGACTCTCGGCGTTCCACGCCCTGAGCGATGATGCAGCACTCGTGGGGGCCATGGGCGTCACCTTTCTGGCGGGCAAAGTCCTTTTCCCGCGCTATGCGATCCCGGTCGTGCTGCTCGTCGGCTGCCTCTGGGCCGCGGGGGCAGGATCGTTTGGCGACCTTGATGCCCTCACCTTCAGCCTCAGCATGCCAGAATTCGTGGCACCAGAGTTCTCACTCCCGGTCCTGATTGGTGTGGGACTGCCGTTGTACGTCGTGACCATGTGTTCGCAAAATATGCCGGGCGTGGTGACATTGCGCAGTGCCGGATACCCGCCCCCGGTCTCTGCCAGCCTTACCGTCACCGGGCTAGCATCCCTGATCCTGTCACCGTTTGGTGGCTTTGCCTTCAACCTGGCCGCCATCACGGCCGCCATCTGTGCCGGACCCGAAGCTGACGAGAATCCCAAGAGCCGCTATCTCTCAAGCGTGATTGCCGGGGTTCTCTACTGTCTGGTGGGCTTGGGTGGCGCGACCGTCATCAGCCTGTTTCTCATCGCCCCAAAGGCCCTGATCGCCACCGTTGCAGGGCTCGCGCTCCTGTCGACCATCGGCAACAGCCTCTCGGCCGCATTGGCTGAAAGCCGGGGGCGCGAGGCCGCGCTGATCACCTTCATGATGACAGTTTCGGGCGTGACTTTTGCGGGAATCGGTGCCGCTTTCTGGGCTCTCCTGATAGGACTTGCTGTCACCCGTCTGACGACGCTGCCACTTCCGCAACCCATCAAGACCTGA
- a CDS encoding MlaC/ttg2D family ABC transporter substrate-binding protein — MLRRHFLASLAAVGVSTTALPALALNESSASALINGLVSDINKVIASGKSERAMYGDFERIFQRYSDTSYIAAYAMGVDARRATNAQKRAFSNAFQGYIARKYGSRFREFIGGRLEVTDVKKVKRWYEVSCVAYLRGQSPFEVTFHVSDRSGKDLFFNMFIEGVNLLLTERTEIGAMIDRNGGDIDKMISDLQKLS; from the coding sequence ATGCTTCGCCGTCACTTCCTCGCCTCGCTTGCAGCGGTTGGCGTATCCACCACAGCGTTGCCCGCCCTTGCGCTCAATGAAAGCTCGGCGTCGGCCCTGATCAACGGTCTTGTGTCCGACATCAACAAGGTGATCGCCTCTGGCAAGTCAGAGCGCGCCATGTACGGCGATTTTGAGCGCATTTTCCAACGCTACAGCGACACCTCCTATATTGCGGCCTACGCGATGGGTGTGGACGCCCGCCGGGCCACCAACGCTCAGAAACGCGCTTTCTCCAACGCGTTCCAAGGCTATATCGCCCGCAAATACGGCAGCCGTTTTCGCGAATTCATCGGCGGTCGCCTTGAGGTGACCGACGTCAAGAAGGTCAAGAGATGGTACGAGGTCTCCTGCGTTGCCTATCTGCGCGGCCAATCCCCGTTTGAGGTCACTTTCCATGTGTCAGACCGTTCGGGCAAGGATCTGTTCTTCAACATGTTCATTGAAGGCGTTAATCTTCTGCTCACCGAACGCACCGAAATCGGCGCGATGATCGACCGCAACGGCGGTGATATCGACAAGATGATCTCGGATCTCCAGAAACTAAGCTGA
- a CDS encoding DMT family transporter encodes MERDTLRGSLLMALAMAAFAVEDMIIKSVAAAMPTGQVLILFGLGGMVIFAIMACAQGSALWHPGFCTRPLLWRFVAEVSGRLFFTLAIVLAPLSLASAILQATPLVVTAGAVVFFGESVGWRRWLAICVGFLGVLMILRPGLSGFEATSLLAVAGMLGFAGRDLATRAAPKTMSNAQLGLFGFAMLVIAGVILLSWTGGAVWPTVAQSGTLAAAVAVGVLAYMALTGAMRTGEISVVAPFRYTRLVFAMALGIAVFGERPDVMTLLGSALVVGSGIFTLLRNQRQKA; translated from the coding sequence ATGGAACGTGACACCCTGCGAGGCAGCCTGTTGATGGCGCTCGCAATGGCGGCCTTTGCCGTCGAGGATATGATCATCAAGTCGGTCGCCGCTGCGATGCCCACCGGGCAAGTGCTGATCCTTTTTGGGCTGGGCGGGATGGTGATCTTTGCGATCATGGCGTGTGCGCAAGGCTCCGCGCTCTGGCACCCGGGGTTTTGCACGCGTCCGCTGTTGTGGCGCTTTGTGGCCGAAGTCTCGGGGCGTCTGTTCTTCACCCTGGCGATTGTTCTGGCACCTTTGTCCCTGGCCTCAGCCATTTTGCAGGCCACCCCGCTTGTGGTGACCGCCGGGGCTGTGGTGTTTTTTGGCGAGTCCGTGGGCTGGCGGCGATGGCTGGCGATCTGTGTCGGGTTTCTCGGCGTCTTGATGATCCTGCGCCCGGGGCTCAGTGGATTTGAGGCCACCTCTCTGCTCGCAGTTGCGGGCATGCTTGGATTCGCGGGGCGGGATCTGGCGACCCGCGCAGCTCCCAAAACCATGAGCAATGCACAGCTTGGGCTTTTTGGCTTTGCAATGCTGGTGATTGCGGGCGTGATCCTGTTGTCTTGGACGGGCGGAGCAGTTTGGCCAACCGTTGCGCAGAGCGGCACGCTCGCGGCGGCAGTGGCGGTCGGGGTCCTGGCCTATATGGCACTTACGGGCGCGATGCGGACCGGAGAAATCTCTGTGGTTGCGCCGTTTCGCTACACCCGGCTTGTCTTTGCCATGGCGCTAGGAATTGCAGTATTTGGAGAGCGCCCGGATGTGATGACGCTCTTGGGCTCCGCCTTGGTGGTGGGCAGCGGGATCTTTACGCTTCTGCGCAATCAGCGACAGAAGGCGTGA
- the ilvD gene encoding dihydroxy-acid dehydratase, with product MPMYRSRTSTHGRNMAGARGLWRATGMTESDFGKPIIAIVNSFTQFVPGHVHLKDLGQMVAREVESAGGVAKEFNTIAVDDGIAMGHDGMLYSLPSREVIADSVEYMVNAHCADAMVCISNCDKITPGMMMAAMRLNIPVIFVSGGPMEAGKIDIDSLDAKKIDLVDAMVAAASDKLTDEEVQHIEENACPTCGSCSGMFTANSMNCLAEALGLALPGNGSTLATHSDRKQLFLEAGRKIVEITKRHYEQNEKGLLPREIATFEAFENAMSLDIAMGGSTNTVLHLLAIAHEGKVDFTMQDIDRLSRKVPCLCKVAPNIENVHMEDVHRAGGIFSILGELSRAGLLHNDVPTVHSDSMGEAIAHWDIAVADNQAAKDLFKAAPGGVRTTQAFSQSNRFKDLDIDRKGGVIRSKEHAFSQDGGLAVLFGNIALDGCIVKTAGVDASILKFTGKAYVCESQDQAVNDILTGKVQAGDVVVIRYEGPRGGPGMQEMLYPTSYLKSKGLGKDCALLTDGRFSGGTSGLSIGHVSPEAAEGGTIGLVEHGDTIEIDIPNRSIHLAVDEATLAARRAAQDEKGWKPVAKRKRKVSTALKAYALLATSAAKGAVRQLPDDE from the coding sequence ATGCCGATGTACCGATCAAGAACCTCCACCCACGGTCGCAACATGGCCGGCGCTCGTGGCCTCTGGCGCGCCACTGGCATGACCGAAAGCGACTTCGGCAAGCCGATCATCGCCATCGTGAACTCCTTCACCCAATTCGTCCCCGGCCACGTTCACCTCAAGGATCTGGGGCAGATGGTGGCCCGTGAGGTTGAGTCCGCTGGCGGTGTGGCCAAGGAGTTCAACACCATCGCTGTGGACGACGGCATCGCCATGGGCCACGATGGCATGCTCTATTCGCTCCCCTCGCGCGAGGTGATCGCGGATTCGGTTGAGTATATGGTCAACGCCCATTGCGCCGACGCGATGGTCTGTATCTCCAACTGCGACAAGATCACCCCCGGCATGATGATGGCCGCAATGCGCCTCAACATCCCGGTGATCTTTGTGTCCGGTGGCCCGATGGAAGCGGGCAAGATCGACATCGACTCCCTTGATGCCAAGAAAATCGACCTCGTGGACGCAATGGTTGCCGCCGCAAGCGACAAGCTGACCGACGAGGAAGTCCAGCACATCGAGGAAAACGCCTGCCCCACATGTGGCTCCTGCTCTGGCATGTTCACCGCAAACTCGATGAACTGTCTGGCCGAAGCCCTTGGGCTTGCGCTGCCCGGCAATGGCTCCACCCTGGCCACCCACTCGGATCGCAAGCAATTGTTCCTCGAGGCGGGGCGCAAGATCGTCGAGATCACCAAGCGCCACTATGAGCAGAACGAAAAAGGCCTGCTGCCGCGCGAAATCGCCACCTTTGAGGCGTTTGAGAACGCCATGAGCCTTGATATTGCCATGGGCGGCTCCACCAATACCGTTTTGCACCTCCTCGCCATCGCGCATGAGGGCAAGGTAGACTTCACCATGCAAGACATCGACCGGCTGAGCCGCAAGGTGCCCTGCCTGTGTAAAGTCGCGCCCAATATCGAGAACGTCCATATGGAGGACGTTCACCGCGCCGGTGGGATCTTCTCGATCCTCGGGGAGCTGTCCCGTGCAGGCCTCCTGCACAATGACGTCCCGACGGTCCACAGCGACAGCATGGGTGAAGCCATCGCCCATTGGGACATCGCTGTGGCGGACAACCAAGCGGCGAAGGACCTCTTCAAGGCCGCTCCCGGCGGAGTGCGTACGACGCAGGCCTTCAGCCAGTCCAACCGCTTCAAGGATCTCGACATCGACCGCAAGGGCGGCGTTATCCGCTCCAAGGAACATGCCTTCAGCCAGGACGGCGGCCTCGCGGTGCTCTTTGGGAATATCGCACTGGATGGCTGCATCGTGAAAACGGCGGGCGTGGACGCCTCGATCCTGAAGTTCACCGGCAAAGCCTATGTCTGCGAGAGCCAGGACCAGGCCGTCAATGATATCCTCACCGGCAAAGTTCAGGCGGGCGATGTAGTTGTCATCCGCTATGAGGGGCCGCGCGGGGGACCGGGCATGCAGGAAATGCTCTACCCAACGTCCTACCTCAAATCCAAGGGGCTCGGAAAAGACTGTGCTCTGTTGACCGATGGGCGTTTCTCCGGCGGCACGTCGGGGCTTTCCATTGGCCACGTCTCGCCCGAAGCCGCCGAAGGTGGCACCATCGGCCTCGTGGAGCATGGCGACACCATCGAGATCGATATCCCCAACCGTTCCATCCATCTGGCGGTGGATGAGGCCACCCTTGCAGCGCGCCGCGCCGCGCAGGATGAGAAAGGCTGGAAACCTGTTGCCAAGCGTAAACGCAAGGTATCAACCGCGCTCAAGGCTTACGCCTTGCTGGCCACATCTGCAGCCAAAGGCGCTGTGCGCCAACTGCCAGACGACGAGTAA
- a CDS encoding type I secretion system permease/ATPase has product MNNKFANAGRAELLAVRRQSRKLYWTVALFSAFVNMLMLTGPLYMMQVYDRVLGSRSEATLLALTLLVIFLYAMMGLLDAVRGRIMRRVAARFQAALDKRVFDAMIRRSAIANDPEAQTGLSDLESVQKFIASPGLMAAFDLPWTPIFLAGIALFHPWLGMLAIGGGSVLIAIALLNQLLSAAPSKAAMVSGHHATLQSEEIRTEAEMIQAMGMRESAFQRWRHARDKALADYVVASDVTGSFSTVTKTLRLFLQSAMLGLGAYLTLQGEVSAGAMIAGSILLGRALSPIEVGLGQWPLVQRARKGWSNLETLLSKTPPEPIRTALPKPKAKLEVEAVAATAPGETRPLLRNVTFRVEPGEAIGVIGPSGSGKSTLARVLTGAWRAAAGTVRLDGAALSQYDPSVLGDHIGYLPQRVELFEGTIAQNIARLASSPDAQAVVEAAKAAAAHEMIVSLPDGYDTKVRSGGGRLSGGQMQRIGLARALYGDPVILILDEPNSNLDNDGSVALNNAIKRLKSHGKSVLIMAHRPAAIQECDKLLVVEQGAMVAFGPKDEVLRKMVANHRELQPSGARRPAQGANALKGGPR; this is encoded by the coding sequence ATGAACAACAAATTTGCAAACGCGGGACGCGCAGAGCTTCTGGCAGTACGCCGTCAAAGCCGCAAACTTTATTGGACGGTTGCTCTGTTCAGCGCATTCGTCAACATGCTGATGCTGACCGGACCGCTCTATATGATGCAGGTCTATGATCGGGTTTTGGGCAGCCGATCTGAGGCCACGCTGCTGGCGCTCACTCTGTTGGTGATTTTCCTCTATGCGATGATGGGGCTCTTGGACGCCGTGCGCGGGCGGATCATGCGTCGCGTCGCGGCGCGGTTTCAGGCGGCGCTGGACAAGCGTGTGTTTGATGCAATGATCCGGCGCTCGGCGATTGCCAATGATCCCGAGGCGCAGACGGGCCTGAGCGATCTGGAGAGCGTGCAGAAATTTATTGCTTCTCCCGGTCTCATGGCCGCATTCGATCTGCCGTGGACCCCAATCTTCTTGGCGGGGATTGCCTTGTTTCACCCGTGGCTGGGGATGCTGGCGATTGGAGGTGGCAGCGTGCTGATCGCGATTGCGCTGCTCAATCAGCTCTTGAGCGCGGCCCCCAGCAAAGCCGCGATGGTCAGTGGTCATCACGCGACCCTTCAATCTGAAGAGATCCGCACCGAGGCGGAGATGATTCAGGCCATGGGCATGCGCGAATCCGCATTCCAGCGTTGGAGACACGCTCGAGACAAGGCGCTGGCGGATTACGTTGTCGCGTCGGATGTCACCGGGAGCTTCAGCACTGTGACCAAAACCCTGCGCCTGTTCTTGCAATCGGCGATGCTTGGTCTTGGCGCTTATTTGACGCTTCAGGGCGAGGTAAGTGCGGGCGCAATGATCGCGGGTTCGATCCTTTTGGGACGTGCGCTCTCACCGATTGAGGTCGGTCTGGGGCAGTGGCCTCTGGTGCAGCGCGCACGCAAGGGCTGGAGCAATCTTGAAACCCTCCTGAGCAAGACCCCGCCAGAGCCTATTCGGACAGCCTTGCCAAAGCCCAAGGCGAAACTGGAGGTCGAGGCGGTCGCCGCCACCGCCCCCGGCGAGACGCGCCCGTTGCTGCGCAACGTGACTTTTCGGGTGGAGCCGGGCGAAGCCATCGGCGTGATCGGCCCCTCGGGATCCGGCAAGTCTACCCTTGCGCGCGTGTTGACCGGGGCGTGGCGTGCGGCGGCTGGGACCGTGCGCCTGGATGGCGCAGCGCTGTCACAATACGATCCCTCGGTGCTCGGGGATCACATCGGGTATCTGCCGCAACGGGTAGAGCTCTTTGAAGGTACGATCGCGCAGAACATTGCCCGCCTCGCCTCGTCCCCCGACGCGCAGGCGGTGGTCGAGGCCGCGAAGGCCGCTGCGGCGCATGAGATGATCGTGAGCCTGCCCGACGGCTATGACACCAAGGTGCGCTCTGGCGGTGGTCGCCTCTCTGGCGGTCAGATGCAGCGCATCGGCCTGGCTCGGGCCCTTTATGGCGACCCGGTGATCCTGATCCTGGATGAGCCGAACTCCAATCTAGACAATGATGGCTCTGTTGCCTTGAATAATGCAATCAAGAGGCTGAAATCACATGGGAAATCTGTTCTCATCATGGCCCATCGTCCCGCTGCCATTCAGGAATGCGACAAGCTTTTGGTCGTGGAGCAAGGCGCGATGGTGGCCTTTGGCCCCAAAGATGAGGTGCTGCGGAAAATGGTTGCAAATCACCGCGAACTGCAACCCTCTGGTGCGCGCCGCCCGGCTCAGGGAGCAAATGCGCTGAAGGGAGGCCCTCGATGA
- a CDS encoding helix-turn-helix domain-containing protein has translation MSDESITLNLREIRAAAGLSLSRAAELTGVSKAMLGQIERGESSPTIATLWKIAKGFHLPLTALIEESTRPSGRSGEVYRTVEFPGSIAVKIVFPYDPSLGAETFHVSLKPGQSHESLPHDTGVTEEVFVLEGRMEVLRDGDWVALETGQGLRFDADQPHGYRSLSTGAAFLNMHHYRQAALSRAAD, from the coding sequence ATGAGCGACGAAAGTATCACGTTGAACTTACGCGAAATTCGCGCGGCGGCGGGTCTGAGTTTGTCCCGGGCTGCGGAACTTACCGGGGTCAGCAAGGCGATGCTTGGGCAGATAGAACGCGGCGAATCCAGCCCGACGATCGCGACGCTGTGGAAGATCGCCAAAGGCTTCCACCTCCCTCTGACGGCGCTGATTGAAGAGAGCACCCGGCCCTCGGGGCGCAGTGGTGAAGTCTATCGCACGGTCGAGTTTCCCGGCAGCATCGCAGTCAAAATCGTCTTTCCCTATGACCCAAGCCTGGGCGCAGAAACATTTCACGTCAGCCTCAAACCCGGGCAAAGCCATGAGTCGCTGCCCCATGATACGGGCGTGACGGAAGAGGTCTTTGTGCTTGAGGGGCGTATGGAGGTGCTGCGGGACGGTGACTGGGTTGCGCTGGAGACAGGGCAGGGCTTGCGGTTTGATGCCGATCAGCCGCATGGGTATCGCAGCCTGAGCACGGGAGCCGCCTTTCTGAATATGCACCACTACCGGCAGGCGGCCCTGTCACGCGCGGCAGATTGA
- a CDS encoding MlaA family lipoprotein, translating into MIALFKKSVTAMAFSAAVLTSACATQDPAAKAAGEIFDPYENTNRSIHQFNKGLDRYAFRPASKGYVAVVPPDMVTAFGNFAENLSKPGDAVNYLLQGNFKGAGQALGRFAVNTVLGIGGLGDPASDFKMPEARTDFGETLHIWGAGEGAYVELPAYGPSTTRDAVGIVVDFFTNPLSQFENNPAEDLQIPAEIVDQLGNRGTYSDTIDSILYESADSYAQGRQIYLQNRRFELGQEDVNSEIDPFELDTGGF; encoded by the coding sequence ATGATTGCCCTGTTTAAAAAATCCGTGACCGCGATGGCCTTTTCCGCGGCGGTCCTGACTTCGGCCTGTGCCACCCAAGACCCTGCCGCCAAGGCCGCCGGTGAGATTTTCGACCCCTACGAGAATACAAACCGCTCCATTCACCAGTTCAACAAAGGGCTCGACCGCTATGCGTTCCGCCCGGCGTCCAAAGGCTACGTCGCTGTGGTTCCGCCCGATATGGTTACGGCTTTTGGCAATTTTGCCGAGAACCTGTCCAAGCCTGGCGACGCAGTGAACTATCTGCTACAGGGAAATTTCAAAGGTGCTGGGCAAGCGCTGGGGCGTTTTGCCGTGAACACCGTCCTCGGGATCGGTGGGCTTGGCGATCCCGCATCTGATTTCAAGATGCCCGAAGCCCGGACCGACTTTGGTGAGACCCTGCATATCTGGGGTGCGGGCGAAGGCGCCTATGTGGAGCTGCCCGCTTATGGTCCCTCCACCACCCGTGATGCTGTCGGGATCGTGGTCGACTTTTTCACCAACCCGCTCAGCCAGTTTGAGAACAATCCCGCCGAAGACCTGCAGATCCCGGCCGAGATCGTGGATCAGCTTGGCAATCGCGGTACATATTCCGACACGATCGATTCGATTCTTTACGAGAGCGCCGACAGCTACGCACAGGGCCGCCAGATCTACCTGCAGAACCGCCGTTTCGAGCTGGGGCAGGAAGACGTGAATTCCGAGATCGATCCGTTCGAACTAGATACCGGAGGGTTCTAA